The Salvelinus fontinalis isolate EN_2023a chromosome 13, ASM2944872v1, whole genome shotgun sequence DNA segment CATGTATACGGTCATAttgaaaattagctccctggatgcaattcctatggcttccacagggtgtcagcagtctatgttcaaggtttcaggcttgtaacttcaaaaacaaataagaaatatcagttttagtaaaGGGAAATTTGTGTTTGCCCGCGCCATGAAGACAGGAAATATTATGGTATCTGAGGAGtgaatagaaacgtattttgacttgttaaAACAAAGTTTAGGAGTATATTTTCAGATTCCTTTCTCTGATGATAGAaggagtggattactcaaatcgatggcgccaactaaactgacttcttgggatataaagaaggattttatctaacaaaacaacactacatgttatagctgggaccctttggatgacaaatcagaggaagattttcaaaaagtaagtgaatatttaaatcgctatttgtgaatttatgaaacctgtgcggGTGGGAAAATATTTAGACGTGGGGCGCCGTATTCAAACAATCACACACTGTAAaccggacagtgcagttagattaacaagaatttaagctttaaaccgatataagacacttatatgtacctaaatgtttatcCATacttttttatgattatttatttgaatttatCACCCTCCAGTTTCACCAGAAGTTGCAagcgggacgcctagccctaagacatgaaggtcagtcaatttgtaaaattaagaactttgaaagtttcttcaagtgcagtcgcaaaaccatcaagagctatgatgaaactggctctcatgaggaccgctacaggaaaggaagatccagagttacctctgctgcagaggataagttcagagTTAACggaacctcagattgcagcccaaataaatgcttcagagagtttaacagacacatctcaacatcaactgttcaatgGAGACTGCgcgaatcaggcattcatggtcaagaaacttaaactttagcttttttacatggcacatattgcacttttactttcttctccaacactgtgtttatgcattatttaaaccaaattgaacatgtttcattatttatttgagaccaaatagatttttatttatgtattaagttaaaataaaataaaaaagtgttcattcagtattgttgtaattattACAAATATGTTTTAAGAaatgtaaatatttttttctatttggccgattaatcagtatcggctttttttggtcctctaaTAATCGGTATCGCCgttaaaatcataatcggtcgacctctagtacattCCCCCAAACAGTCCTTTTAAACAAGTACACTTGACTTGTTTCAAACATATTTAGCAACATTTTCAACTGTAAAAGACACACACCTTTATGCCTTCCTTGGGATCCTCCCGAATGTTGATGGTTGATGGTTTATCTTTGGATACCGATGGACAGAGCAAGTCCAGGATGTCTTCATTGTATATCTATGGCACACAAAATTAAGACAAAATGTTACAGAAAAACATGCCCAGGATACCTCCAGACACAAAGAAATGTATTTCATCAATAATCCGAATCCTGTCTTTTTAAGCATCATGACTCCCTGTTTTGAGTTTCTGAGAAGAAGAATGTACCGGTAACAATGAATGGTTTGTCCATTATCACAGTACAAAcatgcattgtgttgtgacaatcaTGATGAAAACTGCACAGAGGTTCCCACACACCTCCAGGTAAGACACTGCCAGAGAGAATTCACAATCTGTATGCTTCTCCCTTTCCTGAAAGATCATTCTGACCACCCTGGGGATGACTCCGACGGTGGGCTCATTCTCTTGGGCCGACGTATAAGTTCCTCCCATAGAAAAGGTCTTCCCTGAACCCGTCTGTCCATACGCAAGCACAGTAGCATGATAGCCTGAAAAGAAGAGTAGAAACATTATACATTCAGCttattgattccattccattttgCCCATACCCATAGAACCAGTACTGGTTCTATAGGCAATCctgtgtgaaagtttaaaaaaaattccCCCTGTACCTTTGAAAAGACCACACAACAACGGTGAAACAGCACTGTTGAAGACTTCCTCTTGTTCAGTTGTAGGATCAAAAACATAATCGTACGTGAACGCCTTTTCAATGCCAACAATCACCTGCAAGAGAGAAGAACTATAATAAACTACAATTGTTCTTATGGAATTGAATCCATAAAACATCAGGCTAAGTGTTGCAGATGGCTAGTTGCAGAAGCTTCCATAGCCTGGCGTCCTCGATCAACCACACCTAAACTAGTTGGTTTCACCAAAATACGTTTCCCGTAAACAGAAGTATATCCAAATATGTAGGAACAATACTTACTTTGTTCAGGTTGTATGTGTCTTTTGTTATCAAATAAgtgtttaaaacatgtttttatccaGGGTGTGCCATTGACCGCCTGTGGGCTGCCATTGAAGTCACGCGAGAGTCAACTACCGTGTATAATCTCTACAGGCTGAAAATGGAAGACCCTGGATAAAAACGTGTTTTAAGCACTTATTCGACAGTGAAGGACACATTCAACAAGACGAATCGTAGGTATTGTTCCTAGAGATATTGGAAATGTATCAACGGGAAACATTATTTTGGTAAAAACCAAATAGTTCAGGTTTGGTTGATTAATGAAGCCAGGCTACGGAAGCTCCGCAACAAGCAATCTGTAAACAATGTCTCGTTGCGGGACGAAGCGATGCCAAGTGATGTGTTATGTCTTGTAGAATCGATTGTTGACCTGTGGATCCCCTGGCACGAAGGTGAGACAGGTCTGGCAACCCTCGTTGATTTCTTTAGTAACCAAAGGTCGACACCGCAGGGCAACCCGCACGGGGATGGACTTATCATCCTCTTTTGCCATGCTGCGAAATCAGGTGATAGACGCATAAAAGGATTATGTGACGGACAGTGTGGCCAatatcaaaaacaaggacatcttGAAAGGGTGCAGATCGGAAAATTGTATTTTCTGAAAGCTACTTTTGCCTCATTGTAATTAATTGAAAAACACCTGATATCAAACAAAACAGGAAATAGACACGCCCTTGCTGGTAGACCGACCCACCCCGTTAAGTAGACCGGAACTTACTAGTTGTGTTCAATGGTAAACGGCGTGAGTGAACTCTTTAATTTATCCACCACCATTTTTGCTGATAGTACGGACGGTGGATTCTAGCCAGcacgtagctagctaacttgtaTTTGGTTACCTAACTAGTTAGCCATAGGTGAACCATCATTGAtcataccactacactaccatgcCAAACACGTTCTATGGACGGTCACTTACCTTTTTTGGGCTGGCGAGACGTTGGTCTTCACCCCTGCAATGAACTAGCAAACGTTCGCTAAAATGAGTTTGCCTCTAGCTTGGTAACTAGTCACCACTAACGTTAGTTAAATGTTTCTTAAAACTAGATATTTTTTCAGAGGATAGAATAAGAACCGCATGTAACCACGCATCAGTTGTCGTAATAAATGTAGTTGACTCAACGTTTTTTTTCGTCAAAGGAACTTCAGTCGGTGTTTGTCATAGATCGTCTCGTCTTGCCCGCCACTTTCAAATATTCAGCTCCGCCTCCACAAACACGCGTTTGCGTCGCGAGTGCTGTTGTCATGTGCCTGTTTCatgtttcaaaataaaagtcttaCATATGCTATAAATCTAAACTGTTAAAATTACAGGTATTTATTTCATATATAATGCAGTAATGTCaagatataaaaaaatattagaATTGTATTTCATATCCTGTAACAGGACGGCACACAAtcggcccagcatcgtccgggttaggggatggtttggccagggggtaggctatcattgtaaataagaatttgttcttaacagacttgcctagttaaataaaggttcaaaagaGATTTGCTCAATGTGCTCGTCTCTGGATATAGCATAGGGGTCTATTGCTGAAGTCTGCAatttaatatttatttaattaggcaaaaGTGAAAAGGGAATTACTGACACATGGGATAAATCACAAGAGATCAATCACTGGGTCTAAGCCAACTTTGAACTAAgacatttattacaaatatacAACAAAAAACATTCCCTATCCCTCTCAGTTATTTTTCTTCTTCACAACATGAGCGCAGTCATATTTTCCCCTGACCACAGTCAGCTTGACTCCTGGCAGGTCCTGTGTCCTGCCCCCCTGCACCAGCACTACATTGTGCTCTTGAAGGTTGTGTCCCTCCCCAGGGATGAAGACCACTGCCTCCTTGCCGTTACTCAGGCGGACTCTGGCACATTTACGGTTGGCCGAGTTTGGCTTCTTGGGTTTCCGGATCATTGTCTTCAGGATCACTGCCTTCAGCTGGGGGCGGCCGAACATGGCGCTGACACTCGGGGGAGGGGGGGACGGCTTTCCCCGGCGATGCATCTGATTCAGAGTAGCCATAGTTCTGGAGAGGACAGGTCCGGACCATTgggagacagactgagacacTAATAGGACACAGAGTGAGTAAGAGATCTGCTCCAACTTCTAATGTTGAGAGTAAACTGTAAACATAACAGCTCATGTATGCCTAAACAAGATGCTGAGGATATTCTGAAGTAGGGATAGTCAATCTTCTTTGCAAAGGAGCAGTGAGTGTGCATAATTTTGATGCAGCAAAAGCAGTACCATTCAATTTAGAAGCTTATAATCTGGTCTTCAATCAAATACTTTTTAGTCTAATCAGCTGTGCTTCCACACACTGGCCCTCACAAGGTAAGATTCCCTACCTCTGCAGGTCTGAAGTCAAGAGCATGGATATCAAGCCTCGTGTTTGcgtgtgtttttggttttactatccttgtggggaccagaagtcctcacaaggatagtgaaACAAGACAGATTCAAACAAGTGTGGGCATTTCACCAGTCCCCacaagaatttttttttttttagggtttAGAGTTTGAGGTTAAGGAAATATGACTTTGAATGGGAATCAGTCGTCTGGTCCCCAcgatagtaaaacaaacgtgtgtaaTATGACATTGTATTATGTGCCATTAAACTGACGCTTTTATCCAAACTAACCTAGTCGTGCGTGCCTACATTTTTCAGTGCGTGTGCAAAATAGGCAGGCATGATGAAGTTACCTTGCAGAAGTGATGTCAACATTGGTCTCAGACTCCCCAATGACGCCATCCCTGCAAAAGAGGCAAATATAGGATTTAGGGGAACCTGTCTGTCACATTGTTAACCTTGCAGCTAACCCTACCCTTTAGTCCAAAGCCATGCTCTACAGTATTTTCAAATCGTACTTATTGATTTTTCTGTTCCTGTCCAAGGTCAAACCACCGACGTGTgtctttaaaatatatatatataattataatagGGAAAATAAGAAATCGTAACTGCTCTCACGCGTATGACCGCaagaagtatttttttttttaaacattttcttCCGTATTGAGTGCGACGGCTTCCGTTACAGATTTTTGTAAGAGCACTACTGTCACCTACTGGCTGGTTActcgaagaagaaaaaaaacaccatGCACATGAGTTGGCCAGAGGATAAGACTATGATTTTGGATCTGATGTCGAACATTTTCTAAACAAGCCCCAAGGTATTCTATATTTTAGAATCCCTGAAATAGGGGTGTGCTGCAGCTGGAAGGTAAACCAAAGATGATAGATCATGCATCTCACTAGTTCCTTATATTTGATATAATTCTTTGCCCATGTTTATAATTGACAGGAAGAAAATAATCTAACAGTTGAGAACCACCACAGGTAGCCTATTGTAAACGTTTTTTTGCCAGGTGGATATCATTTCTTCACATCCATCTACCAGAAAGAGAGGGGCGGCGttgtttgtgtgtgaatgtgtatgtatgtggtTCTGTGTAGAGCAGATGAAGTAGCAAGCGGATGCAaagcgagagagaagagaacagggggATAGATGAGTATGATGTAAATTACTCATAAGGAGATGGTTTCCATGAAAGAGGTACGACTGAATGAACAAGAGAACACAGATGTGT contains these protein-coding regions:
- the LOC129868884 gene encoding 28S ribosomal protein S12, mitochondrial-like translates to MASLGSLRPMLTSLLQVSQSVSQWSGPVLSRTMATLNQMHRRGKPSPPPPSVSAMFGRPQLKAVILKTMIRKPKKPNSANRKCARVRLSNGKEAVVFIPGEGHNLQEHNVVLVQGGRTQDLPGVKLTVVRGKYDCAHVVKKKNN